One window of the Triticum dicoccoides isolate Atlit2015 ecotype Zavitan chromosome 3B, WEW_v2.0, whole genome shotgun sequence genome contains the following:
- the LOC119281109 gene encoding cell division control protein 48 homolog D-like: MATAATSKKAANRLVVEEATTNDDNSVCNLHPDTMEKLFIYKGDIVLLKGKRRHNTVCMALPDDTCEGHKLRINKVARSNLRVRIADVVSVHLCHDAKFGKRVHILPLDDTVEGITGNLFDAYLKPYFVDAFRPVHKGDLFLVRGGMRSVEFKVMEIDPAADYCVVAPDTEIFCEGEPVKREDEERLDDVGYDDVGGMGKPLTLIRELVELPLRHPQLFKSIGVKPPKGILLYGPPGSGKTLIARAVANETGAFFFLINGPEIMSKMAGESESNLRKAFEEAEKNAPSIIFIDEIDSIAPNREKTHGEVERRIVSQLLTLMDGMKARAHVIVMGATNRPNSIDPALRRFGRFDREIDIGVPDEVGRLEVLRIHTKNMKLDKDVNLQVIAKDTHGYVGADLAALCTEAALQCIREKMDVIDLEDDTIDAEILNSMAVTNGHLKTALVGTNPSALRDTVVEVPNISWTDIGGLDGVKRELQETVQYPVEHPEKFEKFGMSPSKGVLFYGPPGCGKTLLAKAIANECQANFISIKGPELLTMWFGESEANVREIFDKARQSAPCVLFFDELDSIATERGGRVGDAGGAADRVLNQLLTEMDGMNAKKTVFIIGATNRPDIIDSALLRPDRLDQLIYIPLPDEASRQQIFKACLRKSPVAKDVDLGALARFTAGFSGADITEICQRACKYAIREDIEKDMERQRMGKDTMEVDGGQEDEVAQIKAVHFEESMKYARRSVSDADIRKYQAFAQTLQQSRGFGTEFRFPAQPHAAEAAVHTSAAADEDEDDLYK; the protein is encoded by the coding sequence ATGGCCACCGCGGCGACGTCGAAGAAGGCGGCGAACCGGCTGGTGGTGGAGGAGGCCACCACCAACGACGACAACTCCGTGTGCAATCTCCACcccgacaccatggagaagctcttCATATACAAAGGCGACATCGTGCTGCTCAAGGGCAAACGCCGCCACAACACGGTCTGCATGGCACTGCCCGACGACACCTGCGAGGGGCACAAGCTCAGGATCAACAAGGTGGCCCGCTCCAACCTGCGCGTGCGCATCGCCGACGTCGTGTCCGTGCACCTGTGCCACGACGCCAAGTTCGGCAAGCGCGTGCACATCCTCCCTCTGGACGACACCGTCGAGGGCATCACGGGCAACCTCTTCGACGCCTACCTCAAGCCCTACTTCGTGGACGCCTTCCGCCCGGTCCACAAGGGCGACCTCTTCCTCGTGCGCGGCGGCATGCGGAGCGTCGAGTTCAAGGTCATGGAGATCGACCCTGCGGCGGACTACTGCGTCGTGGCGCCCGACACGGAGATATTCTGCGAGGGCGAGCCCGTCAAGCGGGAGGACGAGGAGAGGCTGGACGATGTCGGCTACGACGATGTGGGTGGCATGGGGAAACCGTTGACTCTGATCAGGGAGCTCGTCGAGTTGCCACTCAGGCATCCGCAGCTTTTCAAGTCCATTGGCGTCAAGCCTCCCAAGGGCATCCTCCTCTACGGCCCTCCCGGGTCGGGCAAGACTCTGATCGCCCGTGCGGTGGCCAACGAGACCggggccttcttcttcctcatcaacgGCCCAGAGATAATGTCCAAGATGGCCGGAGAGAGCGAGAGCAACCTGAGGAAGGCCTTCGAGGAGGCCGAGAAGAACGCGCcctccatcatcttcatcgacGAGATCGACTCCATTGCCCCTAACAGGGAGAAGACTCACGGCGAGGTGGAGAGGCGCATCGTCTCCCAGCTGCTGACGCTCATGGACGGCATGAAGGCCCGCGCGCACGTCATCGTCATGGGTGCCACGAACCGTCCCAACAGCATCGACCCTGCCTTGAGGCGCTTCGGGAGGTTCGATCGCGAGATCGACATCGGCGTGCCGGACGAGGTCGGGCGTCTCGAAGTGCTCCGCATCCACACAAAAAACATGAAGCTGGACAAGGACGTCAACCTACAGGTGATTGCCAAGGATACGCACGGCTACGTCGGTGCCGACTTGGCCGCGCTCTGCACCGAGGCGGCGCTGCAGTGTATCAGGGAGAAGATGGATGTGATTGACTTAGAGGACGACACCATTGATGCCGAGATCTTGAACTCCATGGCCGTCACAAATGGCCACCTTAAGACGGCTCTCGTGGGCACGAACCCGTCCGCGCTTCGTGACACCGTTGTCGAGGTGCCCAACATCAGCTGGACCGATATCGGTGGCCTCGACGGCGTCAAGAGGGAGCTACAAGAGACCGTCCAGTACCCGGTCGAGCACCCAGAGAAATTCGAGAAGTTCGGCATGTCGCCGTCCAAGGGCGTCCTCTTCTACGGGCCACCAGGATGCGGCAAGACCTTGCTGGCGAAGGCCATCGCCAATGAGTGCCAGGCCAacttcatcagcatcaaggggccaGAGTTGCTCACTATGTGGTTCGGCGAGAGCGAGGCCAACGTGCGCGAGATCTTCGACAAGGCGCGTCAGTCCGCGCCGTGCGTGCTGTTCTTCGACGAGCTCGACTCCATCGCGACCGAGAGGGGCGGCAGGGTGGGCGACGCCGGCGGCGCGGCGGACAGGGTCCTGAACCAGCTGCTCACCGAGATGGACGGCATGAACGCCAAGAAGACGGTGTTCATCATCGGCGCCACCAATAGGCCGGACATTATTGACTCGGCGTTGCTCCGTCCCGACCGCCTTGACCAGCTCATCTACATCCCATTGCCGGACGAGGCCTCGCGGCAACAGATTTTCAAGGCCTGCCTCAGGAAGTCTCCCGTGGCCAAGGACGTCGACCTCGGCGCGCTTGCAAGGTTCACCGCCGGCTTTAGCGGTGCCGACATCACGGAGATCTGCCAGCGGGCGTGCAAGTACGCCATCAGGGAGGACATTGAAAAGGACATGGAGAGGCAGAGGATGGGGAAAGACACCATGGAGGTGGACGGCGGGCAGGAAGACGAGGTGGCTCAGATTAAGGCGGTTCACTTCGAGGAGTCAATGAAGTATGCGAGGAGGAGTGTGAGCGACGCCGACATCAGGAAGTACCAGGCCTTCGCGCAGACGCTGCAACAGTCTAGGGGGTTCGGCACCGAGTTCCGCTTCCCGGCGCAGCCACACGCGGCAGAAGCTGCTGTCCACACCTCCGCGGCAGCTGATGAGGATGAAGACGATCTGTACAAGTGA